A single window of Oncorhynchus clarkii lewisi isolate Uvic-CL-2024 chromosome 10, UVic_Ocla_1.0, whole genome shotgun sequence DNA harbors:
- the LOC139418947 gene encoding uncharacterized protein isoform X3, whose amino-acid sequence MANVNCTVFHTQIASIMEVLANAAVAEICKVVDDDYAVFRLEITQSQKENRGLRRKLQLLEMKVARERAERIVRERALASRPSSVRILDRHREMARGEGHLTGGHKSFVKPAGINTWRDDQPITVDEGSRTSTQHVIMIESADTGPGVKLERSEGEEDPRQSRDIQTEMAGVPPVAMQDPTTAPVQPRTQHSITEVSGTLKTVLKTETNTLTVTHRLLHTGSDHRSDPERLEPLGCPPAEYLPIFRQRTVHSFGDGDALDTGGNDPSCSYATEMDPGNMPLVLETQTDLSRGDWNRHSSSGYSEGCLDKKGEGLVVDEVTVKVEGDVPPTWNAANHLGDGHSRGRDFLDYRKSLETNPDVITHSPLHMLGDRDPVSTSRGPSDSHGHVLFDQAQGGGATSGNSKEKRFLCMFCNKGFSCLQKVEIHQRVHTGEKPFSCTQCHMRFTQAGHLKRHQMVHTGEKPYSCTQCNMRFAQAGDLKRHRRGHTGEKPFSCPLCENRFSERTYLRIHQQKKHSTQ is encoded by the exons ATGGCTAACGTTAACTGTACGGTTTTTCACACTCAGATAGCTTCCATCATGGAGGTTctagcgaatgcagccgtggcagagatctgtaaagtcgtagacgacgactatgcagtgtttcgtttggaaataactcaaagccagaaagaaaacaggggaTTGCGGAGGAAGCTACAGCTACTGGAAATGAAGGTGGCACGTGAGCGCGCAGAGAGAATAGTGCGAGAGCGCGCACTCGCCAGTCGTCCCAGTAGTGTCAGGATCCTCGACCGACACAGAGAaatggcaagag gtgaaggacatctAACTGGAGGCCACAAGAGCTTTGTGAAGCCAGCAGGAATcaatacatggagagatgaccaaccaatcacAGTTGATGAGGGGAGTAGAACCTCAACCCAGCACGTTATCATGATAGAG TCTGCAGATACAGGTCCTGGGGTCAAGCTGGAGaggtctgaaggagaggaggacccacGGCAAAGCAGAGACATTCAGACTGAAATGGCTGGAGTGCCCCCTGTAGCCATGCAGGACCCCACGACAGCCCCAGTGCAGCCCAGAACTCAACACAgcatcacggaggtcagtggaacgcTGAAAACCGTCCTCAAGACAGAGACCAATACTTTAACTGTAACACACAGGCTGTTACACACAGGAtctgaccacagatcagacccagagagactggAGCCACTGGGCTGTCCTCCTGCAGAGTATTTACCGATATTTCGCCAGAGGACGGTTCATTCCTTTGGGGATGGTGACGCATTAGACACTGGCGGTAATGATCCGTCTTGTTCTTACGCTACAGAGATGGACCCTGGCAACATGCCCTTGGTTTTAGAGACACAGACTGATCTGTCAAGAGGGGACTGGAACCGGCACAGTAGTAGTGGATACTCTGAAGGGTGCCTAGATAAGAAAGGGGAGGGTCTGGTCGTAGATGAAGtgactgtgaaagtggagggCGACGTCCCTCCCACATGGAATGCAGCTAATCACCTAGGAGACGGACACTCACGGGGCAGAGATTTCTTAGATTACAGGAAAAGCTTAGAGACAAATCCAGATGTCATtacccactcccctttacacATGCTCGGGGATCGCGACCCAGTGTCCACGTCGAGGGGGCCTTCCGATTCACATGGCCATGTCCTTTTCGATCAGGCTCAGGGAGGGGGAGCCACATCAGGCAACAGTAAAGAGaaacggttcctctgcatgttctgtaacaaaggaTTCAGCTGCCTCCagaaggtggagatccaccagagggtccacacaggggagaaaccctttaGTTGTACTCAGTGTCATATGCGCTTCACCCAGGCTGGCCACCTGAAGAGACACCAGATGGTCCACACAGGGGAAAAACCCTACAGCTGTACCCAGTGTAACATGCGTTTCGCCCAGGCTGGTGACCTGAAGAGGCACCGGAGGggtcacacaggggagaaacccttcagCTGCCCCCTTTGTGAGAATAGGTTCTCAGAGAGGAcctacctcaggatacaccagcagaaaaaacATTCCACTCAATAG